A window of the Miscanthus floridulus cultivar M001 chromosome 14, ASM1932011v1, whole genome shotgun sequence genome harbors these coding sequences:
- the LOC136505927 gene encoding uncharacterized protein yields the protein MVTSKSSWSQVVKNTRPANLSIPARNLQPQDLGAVIFGCTNNTIQECHSRQLFGLPKSHISYVRNIKEGLPLFLFNYDDRRLYGIYEAAGNGKFCPESNAWSHDSKGKTSYPAQVAMWVRVWCFPLAENQFRNAIIANYYQNTPGVPGQKLHFFKFELDHAQTRVLMDMFTPSPSPPNNFWMSPAAAPADDHGRELVISPGWATECEGNNNLKSEKVVKSYADIVKKNKFEEVGTRDVDVEHASSGNESSGGLDELDCQYTSPERVVPVQQQHYLDKQGKMLSFDQVLQGRMTFPGQQGHSDFYANTTETEDNDAYSCKYAQEVKCAILDGNSNLPETLDSEVDKLSLGHSNLLVQLLDSESCTEAKMIDVVKELSGRIEVMEKKQAWSNKEVKHLQGVNERLLKRIVELKGTVKTLNSKIDPLTLDDSLNQFVEQCLGSEDVIYVVGGFDGFSFVPSLDSFSPSLDVVTPLKPMAVGKSYTSTVALEGKIFVLGGGDGAFWFDTVDCYDRSRDDWSTCPSLTRDKGSLAGVSVNGRIYAFGGGDGTECFSDVEMFDPTHGKWIKSQPMLEKRFALAGVALNGVIYAVGGFNGVEYLSSAERLDPREPNWKMLPKMSAGRGCHTLTVLDEKIFSIGGYDTGAKAMVAIVEVYEPRMPSWMMVEPMNYTRGYHSSAVLGGSIFTFGGVKGEADTILDVVERYKEGCGWVTTGLKSIGKRCYCSAIVL from the exons ATGGTGACGAGCAAATCGTCGTGGAGCCAAGTTGTAAAAAACACCAGACCAGCAAACCTGTCCATTCCTGCAAGAAACCTCCAACCGCAAGACCTTGGAGCTGTGATATTTGGTTGCACAAACAATACCATTCAAGAGTGTCACTCACGGCAACTTTTTG GCTTGCCAAAATCACATATTTCATATGTACGAAACATTAAGGAAGGACTACCTCTCTTCCTCTTCAATTATGATGATCGCAGATTGTATGGTATTTATGAAGCTGCAGGGAATGGCAAATTCTGCCCTGAATCAAATGCATGGTCACATGATAGCAAGGGCAAAACAAGCTATCCTGCCCAG GTTGCAATGTGGGTAAGGGTGTGGTGTTTCCCGCTAGCAGAGAATCAGTTCAGAAATGCTATTATAGCCAATTACTATCAGAACACACCAGGTGTCCCTGGCCAGAAGCTCCATTTTTTCAAGTTTGAATTGGATCATGCTCAAACACGTGTTTTGATGGATATGTttactccttctccttctcccccCAACAATTTCTGGATGTCCCCTGCCGCAGCACCAGCTGATGATCATGGGAGAGAGTTAGTGATATCACCTGGATGGGCGACAGAGTGCGAGGGGAACAATAACCTCAAATCAGAAAAGGTTGTGAAGTCATATGCTGACATAGTGAAGAAGAATAAATTTGAGGAAGTTGGGACAAGAGATGTGGATGTGGAACATGCAAGCTCAGGTAATGAATCTTCTGGTGGTCTTGATGAACTGGATTGTCAATACACATCACCAGAGAGGGTGGTTCCAGTGCAACAACAACACTACCTTGATAAGCAGGGAAAAATGCTGAGCTTTGATCAGGTGTTACAAGGGCGCATGACTTTTCCTGGTCAGCAGGGGCATTCTGATTTTTATGCCAATACTACTGAAACTGAAGATAATGATGCATATAGCTGCAAGTATGCCCAAGAGGTCAAATGTGCAATTCTGGATGGGAACTCTAATTTGCCAGAAACCTTAGATTCTGAAGTTGATAAACTGTCGTTGGGGCATTCTAATTTGTTGGTGCAGTTATTGGACTCTGAATCATGCACAGAAGCCAAG ATGATTGATGTAGTTAAAGAGTTATCTGGACGAATAGAGGTGATGGAGAAGAAGCAG GCTTGGTCCAACAAAGAAGTCAAACATTTACAAGGCGTGAATGAGAGATTACTGAAAAGAATTGTTGAACTAAAGGGAACAGTTAAGACATTGAATTCTAAAATAGATCCTTTGACCCTAGACGATTCACTTAACCAGTTTGTAGAACAATGTTTGGGTTCAGAAGATGTCATTTATGTAGTTGGTGGTTTTGATGGCTTCTCATTTGTGCCATCACTAGACTCTTTTTCCCCTTCATTGGACGTAGTAACACCCCTCAAACCAATGGCTGTTGGCAAGTCATATACCTCAACTGTTGCACTAGAGGGCAAGATATTTGTTctcggtggtggtgatggtgcttTCTGGTTTGATACAG TTGACTGTTATGACCGAAGCCGTGATGATTGGTCCACATGCCCATCGTTGACTCGTGACAAGGGGAGCCTTGCTGGGGTTAGTGTCAATGGGAGAATCTATGCATTTGGTGGTGGAGATGGAACTGAGTGTTTCTCTGATGTTGAGATGTTTGATCCTACTCATGGAAAGTGGATAAAAAGTCAACCTATGCTGGAAAAG CGCTTTGCTCTAGCTGGTGTAGCACTAAATGGTGTGATTTATGCTGTTGGTGGCTTCAATGGTGTTGAATATCTGAG CTCTGCTGAAAGACTTGATCCTCGGGAGCCTAACTGGAAAATGCTGCCAAAGATGAGTGCAGGAAGGGGCTGTCATACACTTACAGTGCTTGATGAGAAGAT ATTCTCAATTGGTGGATACGACACTGGGGCTAAAGCAATGGTGGCTATTGTTGAGGTGTACGAGCCAAGGATGCCGTCATGGATGATGGTTGAACCCATGAACTACACCAGAGGATATCATTCTTCAGCTGTGCTCGGTGGCTCAATTTTCACCTTTGGTGGGGTGAAAGGTGAAGCAGATACAATCTTGGATGTG GTGGAACGCTACAAGGAAGGGTGTGGTTGGGTGACTACGGGGTTGAAGTCGATTGGCAAGAGATGCTACTGCTCAGCAATTGTTCTCTGA